The region CTCATGATCGTTATTTGATTGGTGAAGAGAAATATAAATTTGATATCAAAGCCACCTTTAAAGGTATAAAAGTTGAAAATCCCATTCCTGTTGCATCGATTATCAGCGCATTTATTCCAAAAAGTGCCGCTCTTTGTGCAACACCACAAGGCCTTGGAAATATATCTCATTCAATTTTTAAAGGTCTTAACCTGCTTCCTGCATGGACTGAAAGCTTTTGGTACATGCTTACCGAAGACATTGTGGCGCTCTATATCTTTCTTGTGTATTACAAAAAAGTAGTCATCAAGCCACTTATTGCAAAATTCATAGAAAAAAATCAGGCAGCAATCGAACAGTTAAAAACAAAACAAAGTGAACTAATAAAAAATAATCAACAACAACAGGCCAGCGAACAAGAAGAAACCTTTGTACAACTTGCTCGGCAGTCTATCCAAACAAGCTTTTTGCCTTGGATGATAAATAAAACAACAAGTTTGAACGTTTGCAAAACAGTAACAAGAGTTGTGCTGGCAACACCAGAACTTTTTGCCAAGGGAAAACAATTTTATAACGCATACCAACAAGTAAATAATAAAAATAAAAACCTAAGACAAGGATAATTATGATTACAATAAAAAGAATTTTCTTTTTCATCGCTTTGTGCGGTGCATGCACAGGATTGATGGCCAAAAACAAACAGCCCAATTTTAACCCAAACAATATAATGCCCCAAAAATTTCTTGATATAATCAACGACATGGACCTGTCATACAAAACTACCAGTGATACTAACCAGGCAAAGATTACACGCCTTGAAAATGAGCTAGAAAATCTCACTAACCAATACAGTCCTGGAAGTGAAGATTACAAAATAAGAAAAGAAATCAAACTTAAACAAATAGAGCAACTTCACGAAGAATCTAAATATGAACGCGAAGCCGCAAAAAATGCTGGTAATTTTGTTACTGGTGTCTTCGATGTTGGGTTAAAAACATACTTAGAAATTGAAAAAAACAAAGCCTTACACCAAACAAGAATTGAAGAAGCTGCTGTAAATGCTGCGGTTACACAGGAAATTAAAAACGATGCAATCATCAAAACTGCAGAAAAACAGATTGAAGCCTTTTTCAAATTTTTGGATAAAGACAATTTGCTTAAAGTCACACTGATTATCATTTTGGCCGTTGCAGGCATTGTAACAACATATTACGGAGCAAAGTTTATCTTTAGATGGCTCAACAAAATTATTGCCGCCCAACCAAAACTTGCAAGCCAAGAAAAATATAAAAGCTTAGTGCGACGCATTGCAGAAACAATTTTGCCAGCATTTCTTTTGGGCAAACAACCACCTATCAAATTTGAAGAATCAATTGTTTTCCCACCAAAACTTGAAGCTGAAATGAAAGAACTTGCCGAAATGGTTCGCAAAATTACAAGCCACAATAAAGCAGCAAAAAAAGATCAAGATATGATGCTCTATCCTCGATTGTTGCTTTACGGCCCTTCTGGAACAGGTAAAACACACTTGGCTAATAACTTGGCTGAATGGTCTGGTATGGATTTTATGAAAACATCTGCAGATCGTTTTTGCCAATATTCAGAACAAGATGCAATCCGGCTCATCCACGAACAGTTTGAAGTTACACGTCCAACCATGATTTTTATTGACGAAATAGATACATTTGCAAGCAATCGTAACGGCATGACCGATTCGAAAAAGATCGCCATCTTCAACGCCCTGCTTGTTGAATTATCAAATTTATCACCATTAACCATGGTGGTTGCTGCAT is a window of Endomicrobiales bacterium DNA encoding:
- a CDS encoding AAA family ATPase, with the translated sequence MITIKRIFFFIALCGACTGLMAKNKQPNFNPNNIMPQKFLDIINDMDLSYKTTSDTNQAKITRLENELENLTNQYSPGSEDYKIRKEIKLKQIEQLHEESKYEREAAKNAGNFVTGVFDVGLKTYLEIEKNKALHQTRIEEAAVNAAVTQEIKNDAIIKTAEKQIEAFFKFLDKDNLLKVTLIIILAVAGIVTTYYGAKFIFRWLNKIIAAQPKLASQEKYKSLVRRIAETILPAFLLGKQPPIKFEESIVFPPKLEAEMKELAEMVRKITSHNKAAKKDQDMMLYPRLLLYGPSGTGKTHLANNLAEWSGMDFMKTSADRFCQYSEQDAIRLIHEQFEVTRPTMIFIDEIDTFASNRNGMTDSKKIAIFNALLVELSNLSPLTMVVAASNRELDIALKTRFNMKKLVPLPGMDERIKLIQLYLKKYIKNMSPDINDAVINQAAAQTEGISGRELESMIHEEMFNKTFTRTSNNTLTLDIFNEVLNQTIKDRQEITNYTKPL